The following proteins come from a genomic window of Vanessa tameamea isolate UH-Manoa-2023 chromosome 6, ilVanTame1 primary haplotype, whole genome shotgun sequence:
- the LOC113401749 gene encoding flexible cuticle protein 12-like, which translates to MKLFVVLCFVAVACAAPPYEGAEVLRYENDNIGTGTYRFAVEQSDGTQQEAVGELKNGEVAVVKGSYSWNAPDGLRYVVTYEADELGYRSTIDKQGVANTKYTSVV; encoded by the exons ATGAAATTG tttgTCGTCTTATGTTTCGTGGCTGTTGCCTGCGCAGCTCCACCTTATGAAGGCGCTGAGGTCCTTCGCTACGAAAACGATAACATTGGAACTGGAACCTACAGATTTGC tgttgAACAATCTGACGGCACACAACAGGAAGCAGTCGGTGAGCTAAAGAATGGTGAAGTTGCGGTAGTCAAGGGATCATACTCATGGAACGCTCCCGATGGTTTAAGATATGTCGTCACATACGAAGCTGATGAACTAGGATACCGCTCAACCATCGACAAACAAGGCGTAGCCAATACTAAATACACTTCCGTTGTCTAA